Proteins from one Thermoplasmata archaeon genomic window:
- a CDS encoding cobyric acid synthase, producing the protein FSKIYRVNDRYIARFDGSYENNVIGTYFHGLFENLEFTELLINMIRAKKSLEPLKIKFESVEANIDIIAKIVKKNVNYEILIK; encoded by the coding sequence TTTTTCTAAAATTTACAGAGTAAATGATAGATATATTGCAAGATTTGATGGCTCTTATGAAAATAATGTGATAGGCACATATTTTCATGGATTGTTTGAAAATTTGGAGTTTACAGAACTGTTAATTAACATGATCAGAGCAAAAAAATCACTGGAACCATTAAAAATAAAGTTTGAAAGTGTTGAAGCGAACATTGATATCATTGCAAAAATTGTGAAAAAAAACGTAAATTATGAGATACTAATAAAGTGA
- a CDS encoding cobyric acid synthase, whose product MVEILKKYVPIMVVGTASGAGKSIVVTALCRIFADMGIDVAPFKVQNMSLNAIAVRDGEMAYAQYLQALAARVEPTVLMNPILLKPENDRTHIVLLGKHYKTVTAKKYMNMEKDEVYKTAKNAFEKLQNEHEMIVIEGAGSPAEINLAHDIANLKFANDIGAKIVLVADIDRGGAFASIVGTLELIDRKNMIGIIINKFRGDESLLYPGFEFLENKYHIPVLGTIPYISHAIPDEDSLRSWPNKDGATRISVIKIPNISNFTDFNVFEHVDDVGLRYVDNPEHLRGSDLIIVPGSKLTVPDLTWLKEQGLDEVLKEEKKNGTMIIGICGGYQMLGKYIVDNVESKKGKVAGVGILDSKTVFGMVKNTNVIYGTVIAPKFENMKIKGYEIHNGVTSSKTHFSKIYRVNDRYIARFDGSYENNVIGTYFHGLFENLEFTELLIN is encoded by the coding sequence ATGGTTGAGATTTTGAAAAAATATGTGCCTATCATGGTTGTAGGAACCGCTTCAGGAGCTGGAAAATCTATAGTTGTAACTGCTCTGTGCCGCATATTTGCAGATATGGGCATAGATGTTGCACCTTTTAAAGTGCAGAATATGTCTTTGAATGCAATAGCAGTGCGCGATGGAGAGATGGCTTACGCACAGTATCTGCAAGCATTAGCGGCAAGGGTAGAGCCAACAGTATTGATGAATCCCATTTTATTGAAACCGGAAAATGACAGAACTCATATAGTGCTTTTGGGAAAGCATTATAAGACTGTGACCGCAAAGAAATACATGAACATGGAAAAAGATGAGGTTTACAAAACCGCGAAAAATGCGTTCGAAAAGCTGCAAAATGAGCATGAAATGATAGTTATTGAAGGTGCTGGCTCTCCTGCAGAGATAAATCTGGCACATGATATTGCAAACCTGAAATTTGCAAATGATATTGGTGCAAAGATAGTGCTGGTCGCAGACATAGATCGTGGTGGCGCATTTGCGAGCATTGTCGGCACTCTAGAGCTCATTGACCGAAAAAATATGATAGGAATCATTATAAACAAGTTTAGGGGTGATGAATCTTTACTTTATCCGGGCTTTGAGTTTTTAGAAAATAAATATCATATTCCGGTGTTAGGTACCATCCCTTACATCTCGCATGCAATACCTGACGAAGACTCTCTGAGATCTTGGCCAAACAAAGATGGAGCTACCAGAATATCTGTGATCAAGATCCCGAACATTTCCAATTTCACGGATTTCAATGTTTTTGAGCATGTTGATGATGTGGGATTGAGATACGTAGACAATCCAGAACATTTGAGAGGTTCAGACCTGATCATTGTTCCAGGCTCAAAGCTCACTGTGCCTGACCTGACATGGCTGAAAGAGCAGGGACTTGATGAGGTCTTGAAAGAAGAAAAGAAAAATGGAACAATGATAATAGGCATATGCGGTGGGTACCAGATGCTTGGCAAATACATAGTTGATAACGTAGAATCGAAAAAAGGAAAGGTTGCAGGTGTTGGGATATTAGATTCAAAGACCGTATTTGGCATGGTTAAAAATACAAACGTGATATATGGAACTGTAATTGCACCGAAATTTGAGAATATGAAGATAAAAGGATATGAGATTCATAACGGTGTTACTAGCTCAAAAACTCATTTTTCTAAAATTTACAGAGTAAATGATAGATATATTGCAAGATTTGATGGCTCTTATGAAAATAATGTGATAGGCACATATTTTCATGGATTGTTTGAAAATTTGGAGTTTACAGAACTGTTAATTAAT